Proteins found in one Nitrospiria bacterium genomic segment:
- the thiE gene encoding thiamine phosphate synthase, which yields MKGPTVDFSLYLITDRHQPKAKTLFSAVQAALEGGVRAVQLRERDLNPQELFPLAVELRKMTRSADAKFFINDRVDLALAVKADGVHLRRDSFPISAVRRLIGKEKLIGVSTHSLKEVRQAEEQGADFVTFGPIYSTPSKAPFGNPIGPEAIAEVKKNTHLPLFALGGIKLNRLEEVMRMGSNGVALTSAILGSENVKKSAIQFQKAIKSFLVLKEKV from the coding sequence GTGAAAGGCCCAACCGTCGATTTTTCACTTTATCTCATTACCGATCGTCATCAGCCGAAAGCCAAAACCCTTTTTAGTGCGGTTCAAGCCGCATTAGAAGGGGGTGTTCGGGCGGTTCAATTGCGTGAAAGAGACCTTAATCCCCAGGAACTTTTTCCCTTAGCGGTTGAATTAAGGAAGATGACACGCTCCGCAGATGCAAAATTTTTTATAAATGACCGGGTCGATTTAGCCTTGGCTGTGAAAGCGGATGGGGTTCATCTCCGCAGGGATAGCTTTCCTATTTCAGCGGTTCGGAGGTTAATTGGAAAAGAAAAGTTGATCGGAGTGTCCACCCATTCTTTGAAGGAAGTCAGACAGGCGGAGGAGCAAGGTGCGGATTTTGTGACCTTTGGGCCGATTTACTCCACCCCATCAAAGGCCCCTTTTGGCAATCCCATCGGTCCAGAGGCCATTGCGGAGGTGAAAAAAAATACCCATCTTCCTCTTTTTGCTTTGGGGGGAATCAAATTAAATCGCCTGGAGGAGGTTATGAGGATGGGTTCAAATGGAGTAGCCCTAACCTCTGCGATCCTCGGAAGTGAAAATGTGAAAAAAAGTGCAATCCAATTCCAAAAAGCGATAAAATCTTTCCTTGTCCTTAAAGAAAAAGTTTGA
- the arc gene encoding proteasome ATPase gives MKKLSNQLSGDDASREGKVSEYQREIEKLHVQIKSMEEELRDFYQSRGQLDQAYKQNERLAAALQEAKTQIEALRLEIEKLTAPPSSFGIYSHANEDGTVNVFVSGRKMKVNLRPGINVSDLKKGQELILNEALNVVELKDFESQGEVVKLKDLLSNHRAIVTLRTDEERVADLAEPLSKTKISVGDHLLFDPRSGYLLEKLPKSEVEELVLEEVPDVSYTDIGGLESQIETIQDAVELPFLHVDLFAEHKLLPPKGVLLYGPPGCGKTLIAKAVANSIAKKLGNQTGKDIRSFFLHVKGPELLNKYVGESERQIREVFKKAKEKAEEGMPVIVFFDEMDALFRTRGTGISSDVESTIVPQFLSEIDGVERLKNVIVIGASNRQDLIDPAVLRAGRLDVKIKIERPDHKAAKDVFSKYLTSGLPYHQEELDRSEGKVEQLTERLIQETVERMYSTSEENRFLEVTYANGEKESLYFKDFSSGAMIEGIVSRAKKYAIKRLIATGVKGIRGEDLMMAMRDEFKENEDLPNTTNPNDWAKIAGRRSEKIIHVRTIGGKSSESRKIETVTTGHYL, from the coding sequence ATGAAAAAACTCTCGAACCAGCTGTCAGGGGATGATGCTTCCCGGGAGGGAAAAGTGAGCGAGTATCAACGGGAGATCGAAAAACTTCATGTACAAATAAAATCCATGGAGGAAGAATTGCGGGACTTTTATCAGTCCAGGGGGCAACTCGATCAGGCGTATAAACAAAATGAACGATTGGCCGCAGCCCTCCAAGAGGCCAAGACGCAGATCGAAGCGCTCCGATTAGAAATAGAAAAGCTAACCGCACCTCCGTCCAGTTTTGGTATTTATTCTCATGCCAATGAAGACGGAACCGTTAATGTTTTTGTTTCTGGCCGAAAAATGAAGGTGAACCTCCGACCTGGAATTAATGTAAGCGATTTGAAAAAGGGACAGGAATTGATCCTCAATGAAGCTTTAAATGTTGTGGAGCTTAAAGATTTCGAAAGCCAAGGGGAAGTGGTAAAGCTAAAAGACCTTTTAAGTAACCATAGGGCCATTGTTACCCTCCGGACCGATGAGGAAAGGGTTGCAGATTTGGCCGAACCTTTAAGTAAAACCAAAATCAGTGTGGGAGATCATCTTTTGTTTGATCCGCGTTCAGGATACCTTCTTGAAAAACTTCCAAAATCGGAGGTGGAGGAACTGGTCCTGGAGGAGGTTCCTGATGTGAGTTATACCGACATTGGGGGATTAGAGTCTCAGATTGAAACGATTCAGGATGCGGTGGAACTTCCTTTTCTTCATGTGGATTTGTTTGCTGAACATAAACTTCTTCCTCCCAAGGGCGTTCTCTTGTATGGACCGCCAGGATGTGGTAAGACTTTAATTGCAAAGGCAGTAGCCAATTCAATTGCAAAAAAGCTAGGAAACCAAACCGGGAAAGATATTCGGAGTTTTTTCCTGCATGTCAAAGGACCGGAATTATTAAATAAGTATGTGGGGGAAAGTGAAAGGCAAATACGGGAAGTTTTTAAAAAGGCAAAAGAGAAAGCAGAAGAAGGGATGCCGGTCATTGTTTTCTTTGATGAAATGGATGCTCTGTTTAGAACACGGGGAACGGGAATATCCTCGGATGTGGAATCCACCATTGTCCCACAATTTCTTTCTGAGATTGACGGGGTTGAGCGGCTTAAAAACGTGATTGTTATTGGGGCCAGTAACCGGCAAGATTTAATCGATCCAGCCGTTCTCAGGGCGGGCCGGCTGGATGTTAAGATAAAGATTGAAAGACCCGATCATAAAGCTGCAAAGGATGTTTTCTCTAAGTATTTGACGAGCGGATTACCGTATCATCAAGAGGAGCTGGATCGAAGCGAAGGAAAGGTTGAGCAACTTACCGAAAGGTTAATCCAGGAAACCGTGGAACGAATGTACAGTACATCTGAGGAAAACAGGTTCCTTGAAGTGACCTATGCCAATGGAGAAAAGGAATCCCTTTATTTTAAAGACTTCTCCAGCGGGGCCATGATAGAGGGGATCGTCTCCCGCGCAAAAAAATATGCCATTAAACGGTTGATTGCCACCGGGGTCAAGGGAATTCGTGGAGAAGATTTAATGATGGCCATGCGGGATGAATTTAAAGAAAATGAAGACCTTCCCAATACCACCAATCCCAACGATTGGGCAAAAATCGCCGGTCGTAGAAGTGAAAAAATTATTCATGTTCGAACCATAGGAGGAAAATCATCCGAGTCTAGAAAGATCGAAACCGTTACCACTGGTCATTATTTATAG
- a CDS encoding ubiquitin-like protein Pup codes for MGQQEKKKDKRKEPAKKDGDVHPNPEVIEKGKRMKEDLDKLVDEIDDVLEENSEEFVKNYVQKGGE; via the coding sequence ATGGGACAGCAGGAAAAAAAGAAAGATAAGCGAAAGGAACCCGCCAAAAAGGACGGGGATGTTCATCCCAATCCCGAAGTCATCGAAAAAGGGAAAAGGATGAAGGAAGATTTGGATAAACTAGTTGATGAAATTGACGATGTATTGGAGGAAAACTCTGAAGAATTCGTCAAAAACTATGTTCAAAAAGGAGGAGAATAA
- a CDS encoding thiazole synthase, whose product MKEDTFYIAEREIKSRLIVGTGKYKDFPQTAKAIERSGAHMVTVAVRRVNITDRSKENLLDFLDPKTYIILPNTAGCYTAKEAIRTAQLARAAGVSDFVKLEVIGDQKTLFPDNEATLEAARVLVQEGFIVMPYANDDPVMAKKLEDVGCAAVMPLAAPIGSGLGVCNPYNIRIIKETVRVPVIVDAGVGVPSDAAIAMEIGSDAVLMNTGIAGAGDPLAMAEAMKWAVIAGRLAFRAGRIPKKLYATASSPVEGMIE is encoded by the coding sequence ATGAAGGAAGATACCTTTTATATCGCAGAGAGGGAAATCAAATCCCGGTTAATTGTTGGAACCGGAAAATATAAAGATTTCCCCCAAACCGCAAAGGCCATTGAGCGTTCCGGAGCCCACATGGTTACGGTAGCGGTCCGGCGAGTGAATATTACCGATCGTTCCAAAGAAAACCTTTTAGATTTTTTAGATCCAAAAACCTATATTATTCTTCCCAATACCGCTGGCTGTTATACCGCCAAAGAGGCCATCCGAACCGCTCAATTAGCAAGGGCGGCAGGCGTGTCCGACTTTGTGAAGCTTGAGGTTATCGGGGATCAAAAAACGCTTTTTCCGGATAATGAGGCCACCCTTGAAGCGGCACGAGTCCTGGTTCAAGAGGGGTTTATTGTGATGCCTTATGCCAATGATGATCCGGTAATGGCCAAAAAACTGGAAGACGTGGGTTGTGCCGCTGTCATGCCCCTTGCGGCTCCAATCGGTTCAGGGTTGGGCGTTTGTAATCCATATAATATTCGGATTATTAAAGAGACGGTCAGGGTTCCGGTCATTGTGGATGCAGGCGTTGGGGTTCCTTCGGATGCCGCCATCGCAATGGAAATCGGTTCTGATGCCGTTTTAATGAATACAGGGATTGCAGGGGCAGGGGATCCGTTGGCAATGGCGGAGGCCATGAAATGGGCTGTTATTGCAGGTCGATTGGCCTTTCGGGCAGGCAGAATTCCAAAAAAGCTTTACGCAACGGCCAGTAGTCCAGTGGAAGGAATGATTGAATAG
- the prcA gene encoding proteasome subunit alpha, which translates to MLPYYVSPDQMMQDKAEYAKNGISKGRSIITMEYQEGILLVADNPSVSLNKISEIYDNIAFAGAGKYSEFQNLRKAGIRHADLKGYAYSREDVTARSLANAYSETLGTIFSQDIKPWEVEILVVEIFQLPRENEIYRISFDGSIMDEKGFAAVGGKAEDLKNHLKGKYRKNTSLTEALELALKGFEEVVDKKIGIENLEVAVLDGNRTGRKFKRFLQSELNHILGKHKG; encoded by the coding sequence ATGCTCCCGTACTATGTTTCCCCCGATCAAATGATGCAGGATAAGGCGGAGTATGCCAAAAATGGTATTTCAAAGGGTCGTTCTATTATCACGATGGAATACCAAGAGGGAATCCTATTGGTTGCCGATAACCCCAGTGTTTCCTTAAATAAAATATCTGAAATTTACGATAATATTGCTTTTGCTGGGGCTGGAAAATATAGTGAGTTTCAAAACTTAAGAAAAGCCGGAATCCGGCATGCAGATTTAAAAGGGTATGCCTACAGCCGGGAGGATGTGACGGCTCGATCATTGGCCAATGCCTATTCAGAAACTCTTGGAACCATTTTTAGTCAGGATATTAAACCATGGGAAGTGGAAATCCTGGTGGTTGAAATTTTTCAGTTACCCCGAGAAAATGAAATTTATCGGATTTCTTTTGATGGCAGTATTATGGATGAAAAAGGGTTTGCCGCGGTTGGGGGAAAAGCCGAGGACTTAAAAAATCATTTGAAAGGAAAATACAGAAAAAATACCTCTCTAACCGAGGCTTTGGAATTGGCATTAAAAGGTTTCGAAGAGGTGGTGGATAAAAAAATAGGGATTGAAAATCTTGAGGTGGCTGTGTTAGATGGGAACCGAACGGGAAGAAAATTTAAACGTTTTTTGCAAAGCGAATTAAATCATATCTTGGGGAAACACAAGGGATGA
- the dop gene encoding depupylase/deamidase Dop produces MTTKRILGTETEFGIATRGPVALDPVSSSILLIGHFPHLLSPNAIWDYENENPLLDLRGFEVEGERERPDPDYNRMLNKLMSHGGRLYVDGAHPEYSTPECTNPKEVVLYEKVGEEVLDISCEMANRLRSEEEKFILYKNNTDGKGNSYGYHENYLMSRSTPFERLLEQLVPFFVTRQIFAGSGKVGSENKTDSASYQISQRADFFEVLVDLNTMVKRPIMNTRDEPHADPKKYRRLHVIIGDANMSEVSTYLRVGSTALVMGMIDEGYWVKGVDLDDPVQALKQVSRDLSVKGGIKMVNGHEATAIHIQREYLRKASEYVASKEGEPWMNDVLTRWENILNRLEEDPLKLSRELDWVIKKELIESYMEKRGCGWEDPRVSMMDLQYHDLRKGKGLYNTLAKGGYVDRIVTDEEVKSAHEKPPEDTRAYFRAMCLKKFPKDLYAASWSSVQFDVGNSSIKSIPLLEPLRGTKELISDLLEKSETPEELIKGLAT; encoded by the coding sequence ATGACCACCAAGCGAATTCTGGGAACAGAAACAGAATTTGGAATTGCAACCCGCGGCCCCGTGGCTCTGGACCCCGTCTCAAGCTCAATCCTTTTAATTGGCCATTTTCCACATTTACTTTCTCCAAATGCTATCTGGGATTATGAGAACGAAAATCCTCTCCTGGATCTTCGTGGTTTTGAAGTGGAAGGGGAACGTGAAAGACCGGATCCCGATTATAACCGAATGCTCAACAAGTTAATGTCCCATGGAGGTCGACTGTATGTGGATGGAGCCCATCCTGAATATTCGACTCCGGAATGTACCAACCCCAAAGAGGTGGTTTTGTATGAAAAGGTGGGGGAAGAGGTCCTAGACATTAGTTGTGAAATGGCCAACCGCCTCCGGTCCGAGGAAGAGAAGTTTATTCTTTACAAAAATAATACAGATGGAAAGGGCAACAGTTACGGGTACCACGAAAATTATTTAATGTCCCGTTCAACTCCGTTCGAGCGCCTATTGGAGCAGTTGGTTCCCTTTTTTGTGACCCGCCAAATTTTTGCAGGTTCAGGAAAGGTAGGTTCTGAAAATAAAACGGATTCTGCTTCTTACCAGATCTCTCAACGTGCTGACTTTTTTGAGGTCTTGGTTGACCTGAATACGATGGTCAAACGTCCCATCATGAATACCCGGGATGAACCTCATGCGGACCCCAAAAAATATCGAAGGCTACATGTTATTATCGGGGACGCCAATATGTCCGAGGTGTCCACTTACTTAAGGGTTGGCAGCACCGCTTTGGTCATGGGAATGATCGATGAGGGATATTGGGTCAAGGGCGTTGATTTGGATGATCCCGTCCAAGCACTGAAACAAGTGTCGCGGGACCTCTCTGTTAAAGGTGGTATAAAGATGGTCAACGGGCATGAAGCCACCGCCATTCATATCCAGCGGGAGTATTTGCGGAAGGCCAGCGAATATGTGGCCTCTAAGGAAGGGGAACCCTGGATGAATGATGTTCTAACCCGTTGGGAAAATATTCTCAACCGTCTGGAGGAAGATCCTCTGAAACTTTCCCGGGAACTGGATTGGGTAATTAAAAAGGAATTGATCGAATCTTACATGGAAAAGAGAGGGTGTGGATGGGAAGATCCACGGGTGTCAATGATGGATTTACAATATCATGATCTTCGCAAAGGAAAAGGGCTTTATAATACCCTGGCAAAGGGAGGTTATGTTGATCGGATCGTGACAGATGAAGAGGTGAAATCGGCCCATGAAAAACCTCCTGAAGATACTCGCGCGTATTTTCGGGCCATGTGTTTAAAGAAATTTCCTAAGGATCTTTACGCAGCCAGTTGGAGTTCGGTACAATTTGATGTGGGAAATAGTTCAATTAAGAGTATTCCTCTCCTGGAACCTTTGAGGGGAACCAAAGAGTTGATTTCGGATTTGCTGGAAAAATCCGAAACCCCCGAAGAACTCATCAAAGGGCTTGCGACTTAA
- the prcB gene encoding proteasome subunit beta, whose product MISPRDFFGSSSFYDLILRDHSHLLPQIPGDASPFSQETLGKVPHGTTVLALKIKEGVIMAGDRMATEGYQISDRRIEKVYKTDDFSAIAIAGAAGPCIELARLFQTELEHYEKLEGTPLSTEGKANKLGQMVKANLPLAMQGLMVVPIFSGYDGLKDEGRIFKYDVTGGRYEEIDYYATGSGGKDARSTMKKIFKKNMNQEKGIRLALEALYDASQEDIGTGGPDLVRGIYPTVKIMTRKGISDIDTSRIKNIYHEMINQNQGE is encoded by the coding sequence TTGATCTCTCCAAGGGATTTTTTCGGTTCATCTAGTTTTTATGATTTAATTCTTCGGGACCATTCCCATCTTCTCCCCCAAATTCCTGGGGATGCTTCGCCTTTTTCTCAGGAAACCTTGGGAAAGGTTCCCCACGGAACAACCGTTCTGGCCTTGAAAATTAAGGAAGGGGTGATCATGGCGGGAGATCGGATGGCCACGGAAGGGTATCAAATCTCGGATCGCCGTATCGAAAAGGTTTATAAAACAGATGATTTTTCAGCCATTGCCATTGCGGGGGCTGCGGGGCCTTGTATTGAATTAGCACGTCTTTTTCAGACCGAGTTGGAGCATTATGAAAAACTGGAGGGAACCCCGCTATCAACGGAAGGAAAAGCCAATAAGCTTGGCCAAATGGTAAAGGCAAACCTTCCCCTGGCCATGCAAGGGTTGATGGTGGTTCCTATTTTTTCAGGGTATGATGGTCTTAAAGATGAAGGCCGGATTTTTAAATATGACGTGACTGGGGGACGCTATGAAGAAATCGATTATTATGCGACTGGTTCCGGTGGAAAAGATGCACGAAGTACAATGAAAAAAATTTTTAAAAAAAATATGAACCAGGAAAAAGGGATTCGTTTAGCCTTAGAAGCGCTTTATGATGCCTCCCAGGAAGATATTGGAACCGGAGGCCCCGACTTGGTCCGAGGAATTTATCCTACCGTTAAGATCATGACCCGGAAGGGCATCTCTGATATCGACACTTCCCGTATTAAAAATATCTATCACGAAATGATCAATCAAAACCAAGGAGAGTAA
- the thiS gene encoding sulfur carrier protein ThiS — translation MCCKEDPSMVILVNGEEKELDKPLNIRGLLQLLNLQEERIAVEVNLEIVDRQLFPSFELKEGDKVEVISFVGGG, via the coding sequence TTGTGCTGTAAGGAAGACCCTTCCATGGTGATTTTAGTGAATGGAGAAGAAAAGGAGTTAGATAAACCCTTAAACATTAGAGGGCTTTTACAGCTTTTGAACCTTCAAGAAGAAAGAATTGCTGTGGAGGTTAACTTGGAAATCGTGGATCGACAACTATTTCCTTCTTTTGAACTAAAAGAAGGCGATAAGGTGGAAGTCATTAGTTTTGTTGGAGGCGGCTAA